Within the Magnetospirillum sp. ME-1 genome, the region ATCGGGTGGCGTCAGGCGCGCCGCTGTTCGCGCTGGATACCGTCATCGAGCGCGCCGCCCGCGATCAGGCCAAAGCCGATCTGGAGCGGGCCGAGGCGCAACTGGCCGATCTGCATAAGGGCAAGCGGCCCGACGAACTGAAATCCATCGCCGAGCAGAAGGCCCAGGCCGAAGCGGCGCTCAGGCTGTCCGAGGTGACGCTGAAGCGCCAGGACGCCCTGGCGCGGGCCGATTTCGCCTCGCGGGCCAAGCTGGATGAGGCCCGCGCCGCGCTGGAGCGCGACCGCGCCCAGGTCAGGCGCCTGGAGGCCGAGTACCGCACCGCGCTCCTGGGCGCCCGGCCCGACGAGATCGCGGCCCAGGACGCCCTGGTGGGCCAGAAGCGCCTGGAACTGGCCAAGGCGGAAAAGCGTCTGGCCGACCTCGCGCCCTCGGCCCCCACCGACGCACTGGTGGAGAAGGTCTATTACCGCCCCGGCGAATTCGTGCCGGCAGGAGGGCCGGTGGTGTCGCTGCTGCCGCCCGGCAACGTCAAGCTGGTGTTCTTTCTCCCTGAGCCCCGGCTCGGCGCGCTGAAGGTGGGCGACGCAATCGGCTATGGCTGTGACCGCTGCGCGGCCGGAGAGGCGAAGGTGAGCTTCATCGCCGCCCAGGCGGAATACACGCCGCCGGTCATCTATTCGGTGGAAAGCCGGGACAAGCTGGTGTTCCGCGTCGAAGCCCGAGGCGCGGGGCTGGCCGTCAATCCCGGCCAGCCGGTGGATGTCGTGGTGCCGGGAAAGTG harbors:
- a CDS encoding HlyD family secretion protein; its protein translation is MKPLAACLLCLLPALALAEPLRLQGYAEGEYVRIGPTGSGLLAQVMVKDGDRVASGAPLFALDTVIERAARDQAKADLERAEAQLADLHKGKRPDELKSIAEQKAQAEAALRLSEVTLKRQDALARADFASRAKLDEARAALERDRAQVRRLEAEYRTALLGARPDEIAAQDALVGQKRLELAKAEKRLADLAPSAPTDALVEKVYYRPGEFVPAGGPVVSLLPPGNVKLVFFLPEPRLGALKVGDAIGYGCDRCAAGEAKVSFIAAQAEYTPPVIYSVESRDKLVFRVEARGAGLAVNPGQPVDVVVPGK